One genomic segment of Ricinus communis isolate WT05 ecotype wild-type chromosome 5, ASM1957865v1, whole genome shotgun sequence includes these proteins:
- the LOC8267714 gene encoding uncharacterized protein LOC8267714 isoform X3: protein MSPLSTKAYRTESPLREYPTCTNKNISTDHRTSLEKDIELLQLRLQQEKSMRMMLERAMGRVSSTLSPGHRHFATQTKELIEEIELLEEEVANREQHVLSLYRSIFEQCVSRAPSEQNSGVASPAHTKNVSRKHPSIISSAFCSSKKFPLRPLQALVSINESGKRSSKASEPLVLIGKGDIHLEKTSFDRIKPHEKIPVMEKNAMLRTLKDHLYQCPNKLSEEMVRCMAAVYCWLRSTTSVTPTKNRSPILSRSSTNVVLPRRGIGEYRDWSCKSTVEISWISTDKSQFSRASYAINNYRVLVEQLEKATISQMEKDAQIAFWINVYNALVMHAYLAYGIPHSSLRRLALFHKAAYNIGGHIISANAVEQSIFCFRTPRVGKWLETILSTALRKKSSEEKQLISSKFGLSDSQPLVCFALCTGAFSDPALRVYTASSVKDELEVAKREFLQANIVVKKSRKVFLPRLLERFAKETSINSDDLLKWVIENVDKKLHDSIQRCTDRKSSKKASQIIEWLPYSSRFQYVFSKELTEKPWWV from the exons ATGTCACCGCTTTCAACAAAGGCTTATAGGACAGAAAGTCCTCTCCGTGAATATCCTACttgtacaaataaaaatatttcaacagATCATCGAACCTCCTTAGAAAAAGAT ATTGAGCTGCTGCAGCTACGTTTGCAGCAAGAGAAATCCATGCGCATGATGCTCGAGAGAGCAATGGGCCGAGTTTCAAGTACTTTATCTCCTGGACATAGGCATTTTGCTACTCAG ACAAAGGAGTTAATTGAAGAGATTGAGTTATTGGAAGAAGAGGTTGCGAACCGTGAGCAGCATGTGCTCTCTTTATATAGGAGTATTTTTGAACAGTGTGTCAGTCGTGCTCCTTCTGAGCAAAACTCAGGTGTGGCTTCTCCTGCTCATACAAAGAATGTGTCCAGGAAACACCCTAGTATAATTTCAAGTGCATTCTGCTCCTCAAAAAAGTTCCCTTTACGACCTCTCCAAGCTTTAGTTTCTATCAATGAGTCAGGGAAAAGATCCTCCAAGGCTAGTGAGCCACTAGTATTAATTGGGAAAGGCGACATTCATTTAGAAAAGACTTCTTTTGACCGCATCAAG CCTCATGAAAAGATTCCAGTAATGGAGAAAAATGCAATGCTGCGAACTCTGAAAGATCATCTCTATCAATGCCCAAACAAGTTGTCTGAGGAAATGGTCAGGTGTATGGCTGCAGTATATTGCTGGCTGCGTAGCACAACATCTGTGACTCCCACAAAAAACAGATCACCTATATTGTCAAGGTCATCCACAAATGTTGTACTCCCTAGACGTGGTATTGGAGAATACCGAGATTGGTCCTGCAAGTCCACCGTCGAAATATCATGGATATCAACCGATAAAAGTCAGTTTTCTCGTGCATCTTATGCCATCAATAACTATAG AGTTCTAGTGGAGCAACTGGAAAAAGCGACTATCAGTCAGATGGAAAAGGATGCCCAAATTGCATTTTGGATCAATGTGTACAATGCCCTTGTTATGCAT GCATACTTAGCATATGGAATTCCCCACAGCTCATTGAGGAGGTTAGCCTTGTTTCATAAG GCTGCTTATAACATTGGTGGTCACATCATTAGTGCAAATGCTGTAGAACAGTCTATATTTTGCTTCCGTACACCCCGAGTTGGAAAG TGGCTAGAGACCATCCTTTCCACCGCGTTGCGGAAAAAATCTAGCGAAGAAAAGCAACTCATTAGTTCCAAGTTTGGTCTTTCAGATTCCCAACCCTTAGTCTGCTTTGCCCTCTGTACTGGAGCTTTTTCTGATCCTGCG CTACGAGTCTATACAGCATCAAGTGTTAAAGATGAACTGGAGGTTGCCAAAAGAGAGTTTCTTCAAGCAAATATAGTTGTGAAGAAGTCAAGGAAGGTGTTTCTACCCCGGTTACTTGAACGTTTTGCAAAAGAGACCTCTATCAACTCAGATGATCTTCTCAAATGGGTTATTGAAAATGTCGATAAGAAACTCCACGATTCGATTCAGAGATGCACTGATCGTAAATCAAGCAAAAAGGCATCACAAATCATAGAATGGTTACCTTACAGCTCAAGGTTCCAGTATGTGTTTTCAAAGGAATTAACAGAGAAGCCATGGTGGGTATGA
- the LOC8267714 gene encoding uncharacterized protein LOC8267714 isoform X1, whose product MDGFNVDEDEGYAHKKRENGISLPHSHTHVQHRRSKSASEKNLDISRNGGLRSIKKDQCTAHMSPLSTKAYRTESPLREYPTCTNKNISTDHRTSLEKDIELLQLRLQQEKSMRMMLERAMGRVSSTLSPGHRHFATQTKELIEEIELLEEEVANREQHVLSLYRSIFEQCVSRAPSEQNSGVASPAHTKNVSRKHPSIISSAFCSSKKFPLRPLQALVSINESGKRSSKASEPLVLIGKGDIHLEKTSFDRIKPHEKIPVMEKNAMLRTLKDHLYQCPNKLSEEMVRCMAAVYCWLRSTTSVTPTKNRSPILSRSSTNVVLPRRGIGEYRDWSCKSTVEISWISTDKSQFSRASYAINNYRVLVEQLEKATISQMEKDAQIAFWINVYNALVMHAYLAYGIPHSSLRRLALFHKAAYNIGGHIISANAVEQSIFCFRTPRVGKWLETILSTALRKKSSEEKQLISSKFGLSDSQPLVCFALCTGAFSDPALRVYTASSVKDELEVAKREFLQANIVVKKSRKVFLPRLLERFAKETSINSDDLLKWVIENVDKKLHDSIQRCTDRKSSKKASQIIEWLPYSSRFQYVFSKELTEKPWWV is encoded by the exons ATGGATGGTTTCAATGTAGATGAGGATGAAGGTTATGCACATAAGAAGAGAGAGAATGGGATTTCTTTGCCACATTCACATACTCATGTCCAACATAGACGTTCTAAAAG tGCATCTGAAAAGAACTTGGACATTTCAAGAAACGGAGGTTTGCGTTCCATCAAAAAGGACCAGTGTACAGCACAT ATGTCACCGCTTTCAACAAAGGCTTATAGGACAGAAAGTCCTCTCCGTGAATATCCTACttgtacaaataaaaatatttcaacagATCATCGAACCTCCTTAGAAAAAGAT ATTGAGCTGCTGCAGCTACGTTTGCAGCAAGAGAAATCCATGCGCATGATGCTCGAGAGAGCAATGGGCCGAGTTTCAAGTACTTTATCTCCTGGACATAGGCATTTTGCTACTCAG ACAAAGGAGTTAATTGAAGAGATTGAGTTATTGGAAGAAGAGGTTGCGAACCGTGAGCAGCATGTGCTCTCTTTATATAGGAGTATTTTTGAACAGTGTGTCAGTCGTGCTCCTTCTGAGCAAAACTCAGGTGTGGCTTCTCCTGCTCATACAAAGAATGTGTCCAGGAAACACCCTAGTATAATTTCAAGTGCATTCTGCTCCTCAAAAAAGTTCCCTTTACGACCTCTCCAAGCTTTAGTTTCTATCAATGAGTCAGGGAAAAGATCCTCCAAGGCTAGTGAGCCACTAGTATTAATTGGGAAAGGCGACATTCATTTAGAAAAGACTTCTTTTGACCGCATCAAG CCTCATGAAAAGATTCCAGTAATGGAGAAAAATGCAATGCTGCGAACTCTGAAAGATCATCTCTATCAATGCCCAAACAAGTTGTCTGAGGAAATGGTCAGGTGTATGGCTGCAGTATATTGCTGGCTGCGTAGCACAACATCTGTGACTCCCACAAAAAACAGATCACCTATATTGTCAAGGTCATCCACAAATGTTGTACTCCCTAGACGTGGTATTGGAGAATACCGAGATTGGTCCTGCAAGTCCACCGTCGAAATATCATGGATATCAACCGATAAAAGTCAGTTTTCTCGTGCATCTTATGCCATCAATAACTATAG AGTTCTAGTGGAGCAACTGGAAAAAGCGACTATCAGTCAGATGGAAAAGGATGCCCAAATTGCATTTTGGATCAATGTGTACAATGCCCTTGTTATGCAT GCATACTTAGCATATGGAATTCCCCACAGCTCATTGAGGAGGTTAGCCTTGTTTCATAAG GCTGCTTATAACATTGGTGGTCACATCATTAGTGCAAATGCTGTAGAACAGTCTATATTTTGCTTCCGTACACCCCGAGTTGGAAAG TGGCTAGAGACCATCCTTTCCACCGCGTTGCGGAAAAAATCTAGCGAAGAAAAGCAACTCATTAGTTCCAAGTTTGGTCTTTCAGATTCCCAACCCTTAGTCTGCTTTGCCCTCTGTACTGGAGCTTTTTCTGATCCTGCG CTACGAGTCTATACAGCATCAAGTGTTAAAGATGAACTGGAGGTTGCCAAAAGAGAGTTTCTTCAAGCAAATATAGTTGTGAAGAAGTCAAGGAAGGTGTTTCTACCCCGGTTACTTGAACGTTTTGCAAAAGAGACCTCTATCAACTCAGATGATCTTCTCAAATGGGTTATTGAAAATGTCGATAAGAAACTCCACGATTCGATTCAGAGATGCACTGATCGTAAATCAAGCAAAAAGGCATCACAAATCATAGAATGGTTACCTTACAGCTCAAGGTTCCAGTATGTGTTTTCAAAGGAATTAACAGAGAAGCCATGGTGGGTATGA
- the LOC8267717 gene encoding 3-hydroxyisobutyryl-CoA hydrolase-like protein 1, mitochondrial isoform X1, translated as MQCLKFLNRPVRQAPFTFLKRSLCSLKNSGHDEDLDNLVQVEERSNSRTVILNRPHVLNALTTPMGVRLTELYQSWEKDPLVGFVVLKGNGRAFCAGGDVVKLYQLITEGRLEECKDCFRTFYSFMYLLGTYLKPHVAILDGITMGGGAGLSVHGSHRVATEKTVFGVPEILIGLHPDAGASYYLPRLPGYLGEYLGLTADRISGEEMVACGLATQFLSSARLPFLEEQFVKFSRNDFAAMGNFLDRFSNTVGRLNQTSVIHRIDLINECFGHDTVEEILHALETEAAATKDEWCISTLKRLREAPPLSLKISLRSIREGRFQTLEQCLAREYLMTLQAICGQISKDFCEGVQVRLVDKSFAPKWDPPSLEQVSEDMVDAYFAPLNAYEPGLELPTNLREAFA; from the exons atgcaGTGTCTCAAGTTCCTGAACCGTCCTGTAAGGCAAGCTCCTTTCACCTTTCTTAAAAGAAGCCTTTGCTCACTCAAAAATTCTGGTCATGATGAAGATCTTGACAACCTG GTGCAAGTTGAGGAACGAAGCAATTCAAGAACTGTGATTCTTAATAGACCCCATGTCCTCAATGCTCTCACCACTCCAATG GGGGTTCGGTTAACCGAACTATATCAATCCTGGGAAAAAGATCCCCTTGTTGGCTTTGTGGTTTTGAAG GGAAATGGTAGAGCATTTTGCGCTGGTGGTGATGTTGTTAAACTATATCAGCTAATCACTGAAG GCAGATTGGAAGAATGTAAAGATTGCTTTAGGACATTTTATAGCTTCATGTACCTGCTAGGAACATATTTGAAACCACAT GTGGCTATATTGGACGGCATTACAATGGGAGGAGGTGCTGGGCTTTCAGTCCATGGTTCACACAGAGTAGCAACTGAAAAAACT GTTTTTGGTGTTCCAGAAATTCTTATCGGCTTGCATCCTGATGCAGGTGCTTCCTACTATCTTCCACGTCTTCCTGGATACTTAG GGGAATATCTGGGACTAACAGCTGATAGGATTAGTGGAGAAGAAATGGTTGCTTGTGGATTAGCAACCCAATTTTTATCAAGTGCA AGGCTCCCTTTCTTGGAAGAGCAATTCGTTAAATTTTCCAGAAATGATTTTGCAGCCATGGGGAATTTTCTAGATAGATTTAGCAACACCGTTGGACGTCTAAATCAGACAAGTGTTATTCACAG GATCGACTTGATAAATGAATGTTTTGGCCATGACACAGTGGAAGAAATTCTTCATGCTCTg GAAACTGAGGCAGCAGCTACAAAAGATGAGTGGTGCATTTCAACACTCAAGAGACTCAGAGAAGCTCCACCCTTGAGCTTGAAAATTTCCTTAAGATCT ATAAGAGAAGGCAGATTTCAGACACTTGAACAATGTCTTGCTCGTGAGTACCTGATGACACTTCAGGCAATTTGTGGACAAATTTCCAAGGACTTCTGTGAG GGAGTTCAGGTGCGATTAGTTGATAAATCATTTGCACCAAAG TGGGATCCTCCTAGTTTGGAACAAGTTTCAGAAGACATGGTGGACGCATACTTTGCACCTCTTAATGCGTATGAGCCTGGCCTAGAGTTGCCCACTAATCTAAGAGAAGCCTTTGCCTAA
- the LOC8267716 gene encoding probable aquaporin TIP2-2, with the protein MVKIAFGSLGDSFSAGSLKAYLSEFIATLLFVFAGVGSAIAYSKLTTDAALDPPGLVAVAVAHAFGLFVGVAIAANISGGHLNPAVTFGLAVGGNITILTGIFYWIAQCLGSIVACLLLQFVTNGKSIPTHGVASGMSAIEGVVMEIVITFALVYTVYATAADPKKGDLGIIAPIAIGFIVGANILAAGPFSGGSMNPARSFGPAVVSGDFSENWIYWVGPLIGGGLAGLVYSCSFIGSYSAAPSSEEYA; encoded by the exons ATGGTGAAGATAGCTTTTGGTAGTTTAGGAGACTCTTTCAGCGCTGGATCCCTCAAGGCCTATCTATCTGAGTTCATTGCCACTCTTCTTTTTGTGTTTGCTGGTGTTGGCTCTGCTATTGCTTACA GCAAGCTTACGACAGATGCAGCTCTAGACCCACCAGGGTTGGTTGCTGTGGCAGTGGCTCATGCTTTCGGACTGTTTGTTGGGGTAGCCATCGCAGCCAACATCTCAGGTGGTCACTTAAATCCAGCTGTCACCTTTGGTTTGGCAGTCGGAGGGAACATCACCATCCTAACTGGTATCTTCTACTGGATTGCCCAGTGCCTTGGCTCTATTGTTGCCTGCCTTCTTCTCCAATTTGTCACCAATGGCAAG AGCATCCCAACCCATGGAGTTGCTTCAGGCATGAGTGCTATTGAAGGAGTAGTAATGGAGATTGTCATAACCTTTGCACTAGTTTACACTGTCTATGCCACAGCAGCCGACCCCAAAAAGGGAGATTTGGGAATAATTGCACCCATTGCAATTGGGTTCATAGTGGGTGCAAACATATTAGCTGCCGGCCCATTTAGCGGTGGCTCGATGAATCCGGCCCGATCATTTGGCCCAGCTGTGGTTAGCGGTGACTTCTCAGAGAACTGGATCTATTGGGTCGGCCCACTAATTGGAGGAGGGTTAGCTGGGCTTGTATACAGTTGCAGTTTCATTGGGTCTTACTCTGCAGCCCCATCTTCTGAAGAGTATGCCTAA
- the LOC8267717 gene encoding 3-hydroxyisobutyryl-CoA hydrolase-like protein 1, mitochondrial isoform X2 — MRIWNVIIYSRRSIHKQQILKEENAVSQVPEPSCKVQVEERSNSRTVILNRPHVLNALTTPMGVRLTELYQSWEKDPLVGFVVLKGNGRAFCAGGDVVKLYQLITEGRLEECKDCFRTFYSFMYLLGTYLKPHVAILDGITMGGGAGLSVHGSHRVATEKTVFGVPEILIGLHPDAGASYYLPRLPGYLGEYLGLTADRISGEEMVACGLATQFLSSARLPFLEEQFVKFSRNDFAAMGNFLDRFSNTVGRLNQTSVIHRIDLINECFGHDTVEEILHALETEAAATKDEWCISTLKRLREAPPLSLKISLRSIREGRFQTLEQCLAREYLMTLQAICGQISKDFCEGVQVRLVDKSFAPKWDPPSLEQVSEDMVDAYFAPLNAYEPGLELPTNLREAFA; from the exons atgagaatttGGAACGTTATAATATATAGTAGAAGATCCATACATAAGCAACAAAttcttaaagaagaaaatgcaGTGTCTCAAGTTCCTGAACCGTCCTGTAAG GTGCAAGTTGAGGAACGAAGCAATTCAAGAACTGTGATTCTTAATAGACCCCATGTCCTCAATGCTCTCACCACTCCAATG GGGGTTCGGTTAACCGAACTATATCAATCCTGGGAAAAAGATCCCCTTGTTGGCTTTGTGGTTTTGAAG GGAAATGGTAGAGCATTTTGCGCTGGTGGTGATGTTGTTAAACTATATCAGCTAATCACTGAAG GCAGATTGGAAGAATGTAAAGATTGCTTTAGGACATTTTATAGCTTCATGTACCTGCTAGGAACATATTTGAAACCACAT GTGGCTATATTGGACGGCATTACAATGGGAGGAGGTGCTGGGCTTTCAGTCCATGGTTCACACAGAGTAGCAACTGAAAAAACT GTTTTTGGTGTTCCAGAAATTCTTATCGGCTTGCATCCTGATGCAGGTGCTTCCTACTATCTTCCACGTCTTCCTGGATACTTAG GGGAATATCTGGGACTAACAGCTGATAGGATTAGTGGAGAAGAAATGGTTGCTTGTGGATTAGCAACCCAATTTTTATCAAGTGCA AGGCTCCCTTTCTTGGAAGAGCAATTCGTTAAATTTTCCAGAAATGATTTTGCAGCCATGGGGAATTTTCTAGATAGATTTAGCAACACCGTTGGACGTCTAAATCAGACAAGTGTTATTCACAG GATCGACTTGATAAATGAATGTTTTGGCCATGACACAGTGGAAGAAATTCTTCATGCTCTg GAAACTGAGGCAGCAGCTACAAAAGATGAGTGGTGCATTTCAACACTCAAGAGACTCAGAGAAGCTCCACCCTTGAGCTTGAAAATTTCCTTAAGATCT ATAAGAGAAGGCAGATTTCAGACACTTGAACAATGTCTTGCTCGTGAGTACCTGATGACACTTCAGGCAATTTGTGGACAAATTTCCAAGGACTTCTGTGAG GGAGTTCAGGTGCGATTAGTTGATAAATCATTTGCACCAAAG TGGGATCCTCCTAGTTTGGAACAAGTTTCAGAAGACATGGTGGACGCATACTTTGCACCTCTTAATGCGTATGAGCCTGGCCTAGAGTTGCCCACTAATCTAAGAGAAGCCTTTGCCTAA
- the LOC8267717 gene encoding 3-hydroxyisobutyryl-CoA hydrolase-like protein 1, mitochondrial isoform X3, whose product MQCLKFLNRPVRQAPFTFLKRSLCSLKNSGHDEDLDNLVQVEERSNSRTVILNRPHVLNALTTPMGVRLTELYQSWEKDPLVGFVVLKGNGRAFCAGGDVVKLYQLITEGRLEECKDCFRTFYSFMYLLGTYLKPHVAILDGITMGGGAGLSVHGSHRVATEKTVFGVPEILIGLHPDAGASYYLPRLPGYLGEYLGLTADRISGEEMVACGLATQFLSSARLPFLEEQFVKFSRNDFAAMGNFLDRFSNTVGRLNQTSVIHRIDLINECFGHDTVEEILHALETEAAATKDEWCISTLKRLREAPPLSLKISLRSIREGRFQTLEQCLAREYLMTLQAICGQISKDFCEGVQWDPPSLEQVSEDMVDAYFAPLNAYEPGLELPTNLREAFA is encoded by the exons atgcaGTGTCTCAAGTTCCTGAACCGTCCTGTAAGGCAAGCTCCTTTCACCTTTCTTAAAAGAAGCCTTTGCTCACTCAAAAATTCTGGTCATGATGAAGATCTTGACAACCTG GTGCAAGTTGAGGAACGAAGCAATTCAAGAACTGTGATTCTTAATAGACCCCATGTCCTCAATGCTCTCACCACTCCAATG GGGGTTCGGTTAACCGAACTATATCAATCCTGGGAAAAAGATCCCCTTGTTGGCTTTGTGGTTTTGAAG GGAAATGGTAGAGCATTTTGCGCTGGTGGTGATGTTGTTAAACTATATCAGCTAATCACTGAAG GCAGATTGGAAGAATGTAAAGATTGCTTTAGGACATTTTATAGCTTCATGTACCTGCTAGGAACATATTTGAAACCACAT GTGGCTATATTGGACGGCATTACAATGGGAGGAGGTGCTGGGCTTTCAGTCCATGGTTCACACAGAGTAGCAACTGAAAAAACT GTTTTTGGTGTTCCAGAAATTCTTATCGGCTTGCATCCTGATGCAGGTGCTTCCTACTATCTTCCACGTCTTCCTGGATACTTAG GGGAATATCTGGGACTAACAGCTGATAGGATTAGTGGAGAAGAAATGGTTGCTTGTGGATTAGCAACCCAATTTTTATCAAGTGCA AGGCTCCCTTTCTTGGAAGAGCAATTCGTTAAATTTTCCAGAAATGATTTTGCAGCCATGGGGAATTTTCTAGATAGATTTAGCAACACCGTTGGACGTCTAAATCAGACAAGTGTTATTCACAG GATCGACTTGATAAATGAATGTTTTGGCCATGACACAGTGGAAGAAATTCTTCATGCTCTg GAAACTGAGGCAGCAGCTACAAAAGATGAGTGGTGCATTTCAACACTCAAGAGACTCAGAGAAGCTCCACCCTTGAGCTTGAAAATTTCCTTAAGATCT ATAAGAGAAGGCAGATTTCAGACACTTGAACAATGTCTTGCTCGTGAGTACCTGATGACACTTCAGGCAATTTGTGGACAAATTTCCAAGGACTTCTGTGAG GGAGTTCAG TGGGATCCTCCTAGTTTGGAACAAGTTTCAGAAGACATGGTGGACGCATACTTTGCACCTCTTAATGCGTATGAGCCTGGCCTAGAGTTGCCCACTAATCTAAGAGAAGCCTTTGCCTAA
- the LOC8267714 gene encoding uncharacterized protein LOC8267714 isoform X2, which produces MDGFNVDEDEGYAHKKRENGISLPHSHTHVQHRRSKSASEKNLDISRNGGLRSIKKDQCTAHMSPLSTKAYRTESPLREYPTCTNKNISTDHRTSLEKDIELLQLRLQQEKSMRMMLERAMGRVSSTLSPGHRHFATQTKELIEEIELLEEEVANREQHVLSLYRSIFEQCVSRAPSEQNSGVASPAHTKNVSRKHPSIISSAFCSSKKFPLRPLQALVSINESGKRSSKASEPLVLIGKGDIHLEKTSFDRIKPHEKIPVMEKNAMLRTLKDHLYQCPNKLSEEMVRCMAAVYCWLRSTTSVTPTKNRSPILSRSSTNVVLPRRGIGEYRDWSCKSTVEISWISTDKSQFSRASYAINNYRVLVEQLEKATISQMEKDAQIAFWINVYNALVMHAYLAYGIPHSSLRRLALFHKAAYNIGGHIISANAVEQSIFCFRTPRVGKLRVYTASSVKDELEVAKREFLQANIVVKKSRKVFLPRLLERFAKETSINSDDLLKWVIENVDKKLHDSIQRCTDRKSSKKASQIIEWLPYSSRFQYVFSKELTEKPWWV; this is translated from the exons ATGGATGGTTTCAATGTAGATGAGGATGAAGGTTATGCACATAAGAAGAGAGAGAATGGGATTTCTTTGCCACATTCACATACTCATGTCCAACATAGACGTTCTAAAAG tGCATCTGAAAAGAACTTGGACATTTCAAGAAACGGAGGTTTGCGTTCCATCAAAAAGGACCAGTGTACAGCACAT ATGTCACCGCTTTCAACAAAGGCTTATAGGACAGAAAGTCCTCTCCGTGAATATCCTACttgtacaaataaaaatatttcaacagATCATCGAACCTCCTTAGAAAAAGAT ATTGAGCTGCTGCAGCTACGTTTGCAGCAAGAGAAATCCATGCGCATGATGCTCGAGAGAGCAATGGGCCGAGTTTCAAGTACTTTATCTCCTGGACATAGGCATTTTGCTACTCAG ACAAAGGAGTTAATTGAAGAGATTGAGTTATTGGAAGAAGAGGTTGCGAACCGTGAGCAGCATGTGCTCTCTTTATATAGGAGTATTTTTGAACAGTGTGTCAGTCGTGCTCCTTCTGAGCAAAACTCAGGTGTGGCTTCTCCTGCTCATACAAAGAATGTGTCCAGGAAACACCCTAGTATAATTTCAAGTGCATTCTGCTCCTCAAAAAAGTTCCCTTTACGACCTCTCCAAGCTTTAGTTTCTATCAATGAGTCAGGGAAAAGATCCTCCAAGGCTAGTGAGCCACTAGTATTAATTGGGAAAGGCGACATTCATTTAGAAAAGACTTCTTTTGACCGCATCAAG CCTCATGAAAAGATTCCAGTAATGGAGAAAAATGCAATGCTGCGAACTCTGAAAGATCATCTCTATCAATGCCCAAACAAGTTGTCTGAGGAAATGGTCAGGTGTATGGCTGCAGTATATTGCTGGCTGCGTAGCACAACATCTGTGACTCCCACAAAAAACAGATCACCTATATTGTCAAGGTCATCCACAAATGTTGTACTCCCTAGACGTGGTATTGGAGAATACCGAGATTGGTCCTGCAAGTCCACCGTCGAAATATCATGGATATCAACCGATAAAAGTCAGTTTTCTCGTGCATCTTATGCCATCAATAACTATAG AGTTCTAGTGGAGCAACTGGAAAAAGCGACTATCAGTCAGATGGAAAAGGATGCCCAAATTGCATTTTGGATCAATGTGTACAATGCCCTTGTTATGCAT GCATACTTAGCATATGGAATTCCCCACAGCTCATTGAGGAGGTTAGCCTTGTTTCATAAG GCTGCTTATAACATTGGTGGTCACATCATTAGTGCAAATGCTGTAGAACAGTCTATATTTTGCTTCCGTACACCCCGAGTTGGAAAG CTACGAGTCTATACAGCATCAAGTGTTAAAGATGAACTGGAGGTTGCCAAAAGAGAGTTTCTTCAAGCAAATATAGTTGTGAAGAAGTCAAGGAAGGTGTTTCTACCCCGGTTACTTGAACGTTTTGCAAAAGAGACCTCTATCAACTCAGATGATCTTCTCAAATGGGTTATTGAAAATGTCGATAAGAAACTCCACGATTCGATTCAGAGATGCACTGATCGTAAATCAAGCAAAAAGGCATCACAAATCATAGAATGGTTACCTTACAGCTCAAGGTTCCAGTATGTGTTTTCAAAGGAATTAACAGAGAAGCCATGGTGGGTATGA